The following proteins are encoded in a genomic region of Verrucomicrobiota bacterium:
- the secE gene encoding preprotein translocase subunit SecE produces MHDIPLVAVSSLVWYVVLLVGAIGLLALAIRNNWFVRIQAFLADVRAELKKVSWPTWPELRSATAVVIVSTLVVTVFIVLVDLVLSHLMRLLF; encoded by the coding sequence ATGCACGATATACCGCTGGTGGCGGTCTCTTCGCTGGTCTGGTACGTGGTGCTGCTTGTGGGCGCCATCGGCCTGTTGGCTCTGGCGATCCGGAACAACTGGTTCGTGCGGATCCAGGCGTTCCTGGCCGACGTGCGCGCCGAGCTCAAGAAGGTCTCGTGGCCGACGTGGCCCGAGTTGCGGAGCGCCACAGCGGTGGTGATCGTCTCGACGCTCGTGGTGACGGTGTTCATCGTGTTGGTTGACCTCGTGCTCAGCCATCTCATGCGGTTGTTGTTCTAG
- the nusG gene encoding transcription termination/antitermination factor NusG: protein MAKQWYVVKAMSGQERKVKSNIEARIQVEELGDYVGRVLIPTENVSEVKAGKRKITSRLFFPGYILVEMDLNEHTFHFVRQTNGVLGFLGDQAPIPLKEDEIGDILNQVEAKKEKVKPKVMFEIGESVKVTEGPFVNFNGVINEINPDKGKLKVMVSIFGRSTPLELEYWQVERA from the coding sequence ATGGCCAAGCAGTGGTACGTAGTCAAGGCGATGAGCGGCCAGGAGCGCAAGGTCAAGTCGAACATCGAGGCGCGCATCCAGGTCGAGGAGCTTGGCGACTACGTCGGACGGGTGCTTATCCCGACCGAGAATGTCTCGGAGGTCAAGGCCGGCAAGCGCAAGATCACGAGCCGGCTGTTTTTCCCCGGCTACATCCTGGTCGAGATGGATCTGAACGAGCACACGTTCCATTTCGTGCGCCAGACCAACGGCGTGCTCGGGTTCCTGGGCGACCAGGCGCCGATCCCGCTCAAAGAGGATGAGATCGGCGACATCCTCAACCAGGTCGAGGCGAAGAAAGAGAAGGTCAAGCCGAAGGTCATGTTCGAGATCGGCGAGTCGGTCAAGGTGACCGAAGGGCCGTTTGTCAATTTCAACGGGGTGATCAACGAGATCAATCCGGACAAGGGCAAGCTCAAGGTGATGGTGTCGATTTTTGGCCGGTCAACGCCGCTCGAGCTCGAGTACTGGCAAGTCGAGAGAGCATGA
- the rplK gene encoding 50S ribosomal protein L11 translates to MAKRATGLIKLQIPAGQANPAPPVGPALGQHGVNIMDFCKQFNAKTKEMPGGLTIPVVITVYHDKTFSFILKSPPAATLLKKAAVIAKGSGEPNKTKVGTVTRAQVEEIAREKMEDLNARSLEAACRVVEGTARSMGIEVTA, encoded by the coding sequence ATGGCGAAGAGAGCGACAGGCTTGATCAAGCTGCAGATCCCTGCGGGCCAGGCGAACCCGGCGCCGCCGGTTGGCCCCGCCCTGGGTCAGCATGGGGTCAACATCATGGACTTCTGCAAGCAGTTCAACGCCAAGACCAAGGAGATGCCCGGCGGACTGACGATTCCGGTGGTGATCACCGTGTATCATGACAAGACCTTCAGCTTCATCCTGAAGTCGCCGCCAGCCGCCACACTGCTCAAGAAGGCGGCGGTTATTGCCAAGGGCTCCGGCGAGCCGAACAAGACGAAAGTCGGCACGGTGACACGGGCGCAGGTCGAGGAGATCGCCCGCGAGAAAATGGAGGACTTGAATGCGCGTAGTCTGGAGGCGGCGTGCCGCGTCGTCGAGGGGACCGCGCGCAGCATGGGCATAGAGGTGACGGCATGA
- a CDS encoding 50S ribosomal protein L1, whose protein sequence is MNGSRRFRSAVEMVDRTRAYSLDEAVVLLQQLPKAKFDETVEVGMQLGVDPRKSEQMVRGTVALPHGTGKTVRVVAICQGDQAREAQEAGAEHTGFSDIVEKIQGGWLDFDVIVAAPDTMREVGKLGKLLGPRGLMPSPKTGTVTPNVGQAVREVKAGKIEFKIDKAGNLHLPIGKASFAPDKLVANGAAAFDAVLKAKPSSSRGEYLKSATLSSTMGPGIRLDVKAIAAQGR, encoded by the coding sequence ATGAACGGGAGCCGCCGATTCCGCAGCGCGGTCGAGATGGTTGACCGGACCAGAGCGTACTCGCTCGACGAGGCCGTGGTGCTGCTCCAGCAGTTGCCGAAAGCGAAGTTTGACGAGACCGTTGAGGTGGGCATGCAGCTCGGCGTCGACCCGCGCAAGTCCGAGCAGATGGTGCGCGGCACCGTGGCGCTGCCGCACGGCACGGGCAAGACGGTGCGCGTCGTCGCCATCTGCCAAGGCGATCAGGCGCGCGAGGCTCAGGAAGCCGGCGCCGAACACACCGGCTTCTCCGATATCGTTGAGAAAATCCAGGGCGGCTGGCTTGATTTCGACGTGATCGTGGCGGCGCCCGACACGATGCGCGAGGTCGGCAAGTTGGGCAAATTGCTCGGGCCGCGCGGGCTGATGCCGAGCCCCAAGACGGGCACGGTGACGCCCAACGTGGGCCAGGCGGTGCGCGAGGTCAAGGCGGGCAAGATCGAGTTCAAGATCGACAAGGCCGGCAACCTGCACCTGCCGATCGGCAAGGCCTCGTTTGCGCCCGACAAGCTCGTGGCGAACGGGGCAGCGGCGTTCGACGCGGTGCTCAAGGCGAAGCCAAGCTCCTCGCGCGGCGAGTATCTCAAGAGCGCGACGTTGAGCTCGACTATGGGGCCGGGTATCCGGCTCGACGTCAAGGCCATCGCCGCGCAGGGCCGGTAA
- a CDS encoding 50S ribosomal protein L10 yields MRAEKEHVIDELKAKIEGASALIFTNYNGTSAEQMGALRTQLYERKGGYLVVKNRLFALAAKAAGLDGELPGFGGQVGVAFSDEESSLPLLKALVEFNKQNEVPTLLGGIIGGRPCTAEELKDLSKLPSKAAMRAQALGMLLAVPRALATVLAGRLRSVLYLLKARIEAEGGVPVDEPAQAPAETPAEAPAEASAEPTNVEPAGEAGA; encoded by the coding sequence GTGAGAGCGGAGAAAGAACACGTAATCGACGAGCTCAAGGCGAAGATCGAGGGCGCCTCGGCGCTGATCTTCACCAACTACAACGGCACGAGCGCCGAACAGATGGGCGCACTGCGAACGCAGCTTTACGAGCGCAAGGGGGGCTACCTGGTCGTCAAGAACCGGCTCTTTGCGCTTGCGGCCAAGGCGGCGGGCCTCGACGGCGAGCTGCCGGGCTTCGGTGGCCAGGTCGGCGTGGCGTTCAGCGACGAGGAATCTTCGCTGCCCCTGCTCAAGGCGCTCGTCGAGTTCAACAAGCAGAACGAGGTCCCCACGCTGCTCGGCGGGATCATCGGCGGGCGGCCGTGCACGGCCGAAGAGCTCAAGGACCTCTCGAAGCTGCCGTCCAAGGCAGCGATGCGTGCCCAGGCGCTGGGCATGCTGCTCGCGGTGCCGCGCGCGCTGGCGACGGTGCTTGCGGGTCGGCTGCGCAGCGTTCTCTATCTGCTCAAGGCGCGCATCGAGGCCGAGGGCGGCGTTCCGGTCGATGAGCCGGCCCAGGCACCGGCTGAGACGCCGGCGGAGGCGCCGGCTGAGGCGTCTGCCGAGCCGACGAACGTGGAACCCGCCGGCGAGGCAGGCGCATAG
- the rplL gene encoding 50S ribosomal protein L7/L12, which produces MDKSAQVKELLNGMTVLELSGLVKELEEEWGVSAAAPAMAMMPGMMSGGEAAAVEEQTEFNVMLAGVGDKKIQVIKVVRELTGLGLKEAKALVDSAPGPVKEKVSKDEAATMKAKLEEVGATIEVK; this is translated from the coding sequence GTGGACAAGAGCGCACAGGTAAAAGAGCTGCTCAACGGCATGACCGTGCTCGAGCTGTCGGGGCTCGTCAAGGAGCTCGAAGAGGAGTGGGGCGTCAGCGCGGCGGCACCTGCCATGGCGATGATGCCGGGCATGATGAGCGGCGGCGAGGCCGCGGCGGTCGAGGAGCAGACCGAGTTCAACGTGATGCTGGCGGGCGTGGGCGACAAGAAGATCCAGGTGATCAAGGTCGTCCGTGAGCTCACCGGGCTGGGCCTCAAGGAAGCCAAGGCCCTCGTGGACAGCGCGCCAGGCCCGGTCAAGGAGAAGGTCTCCAAGGACGAGGCCGCGACCATGAAGGCCAAACTCGAGGAAGTCGGCGCGACGATCGAGGTGAAGTAG